The sequence TGAGCGAGAAAATCTCAAGCAATTTGAGCTAGAGAATTTTTCTCGTTATTCCATTTTTGAGCTTATTGAAAATCGCAGTAATTTTTATGATGCCTTATTGATTCAACTTTGGCAGGACATGGGATTAAGTGAATTGCAGGGGATTGCTTTAATTGCGGTGGGTGGTTATGGACGGCGTGAGATGTTTCCTTTGTCGGATCTCGATTTTTTAATTTTGGTCAAGCAAATACCTAGCCCAGAAATTGAAGAAAAGATTACACAATTTATCCAATTTTTATGGGATTGTGGCTTTGAGGTGGGAAATAGTGTTCGAACCTTAGCACAATGTGAATCGGAAGGAAAACAAGATATTACGATTGCCACCAATTTATTAGAAGCTAGATTTCTTACTGGAGATCGACCGCACTTTGATGCGCTAAATGAATTGGTAAAAAATGCTGATTTTTGGTCGAAAGAAGATTTTTTTAACGCCAAAGTGCAAGAGCAAATAGAACGTTATCAGCGTTATCACAATACGGCTTATAACCTTGAGCCAGATATTAAGTACAGCCCGGGTGGTTTGCGTGATTTGCATTTGTTGTATTGGGTGGCGTTGCGCCATTCGGGGGCGTTGACCCTTGAGGCCATTTTACAAAGCGGTTTTATTTATCCTCAAGAATATCAGCAACTACAAGAAAGTCGTGCATTTTTATTTAAAGTGCGGTTCGCTTTGCATTTGATTTTGAAACGTTACGATAATCGTCTGTTGTTTGATCGCCAAATTAAAGTCAGTGAATTGTTGGGTTTTCGAGGTGAAGGAAATCAAGCTGTGGAAAAAATGATGAAATGTTTTTTTCAAGCATTGCACCGAATTTCGCTCATTAGTAATTTGCTGATTCAGCATTATCGAGAAAATGTGCTTTCATCAAATCAGGACAGCGTGATTCATCAGTTAGACGATGATTTTCAACTGATTAACCAATGCTTGTGTTTACGTAATAGCCTTGTTTTTCAAGAAAAACCAGAACGAATTTTAGATCTATTCTTTTATTTAACGCAGTACGACCAGGCTAAAATTCATTCTGATACTTTGCGTCAATTACAAATTTCCTTGGATCAATTACCACAAAAATTATGTGAAATTCCTGCAGCTAGAGAAAAATTTCTACGTTTGTTTAATCAATCTAATGCGATTAAGCGTGCGTTTATGCCGATGCACCAATATGGCGTATTAACTGCGTATCTTTCCCGATGGCAAGCCATTGAGGGATTAATGCAATTTGATTTATTCCATATTTATACGGTGGATGAGCATACATTGCGCGTGATGTTAAAATTGGAAAGTTTTCTGTCACAGGAAAGTGCGCAAGAACATCCGATTGCCCATCGAATTTTTAGCCAACTTTCTGACCGCACTTTGCTTTATATTGCGGCATTGTTCCACGATATTGCAAAAGGGCGGGGCGGTGATCACGCAGAACTTGGTGCTGTGGATGTTGCCGACTTTGCACAATTACATGGTTTAGATCGCCGAGAAATTGATACCCTTGTTTGGTTAGTTCAATCTCATTTGCTGATGTCAATTACTGCGCAACGCCGTGATATTCATGATCCTGAAGTCGTCATGAATTTTGCTGAAGCCGTGCAAAATCAAGTTCGGCTAGATTATCTCAC comes from Haemophilus haemolyticus and encodes:
- the glnD gene encoding bifunctional uridylyltransferase/uridylyl-removing protein GlnD, with protein sequence MLFSPTLSFSLTPSAVKIERENLKQFELENFSRYSIFELIENRSNFYDALLIQLWQDMGLSELQGIALIAVGGYGRREMFPLSDLDFLILVKQIPSPEIEEKITQFIQFLWDCGFEVGNSVRTLAQCESEGKQDITIATNLLEARFLTGDRPHFDALNELVKNADFWSKEDFFNAKVQEQIERYQRYHNTAYNLEPDIKYSPGGLRDLHLLYWVALRHSGALTLEAILQSGFIYPQEYQQLQESRAFLFKVRFALHLILKRYDNRLLFDRQIKVSELLGFRGEGNQAVEKMMKCFFQALHRISLISNLLIQHYRENVLSSNQDSVIHQLDDDFQLINQCLCLRNSLVFQEKPERILDLFFYLTQYDQAKIHSDTLRQLQISLDQLPQKLCEIPAAREKFLRLFNQSNAIKRAFMPMHQYGVLTAYLSRWQAIEGLMQFDLFHIYTVDEHTLRVMLKLESFLSQESAQEHPIAHRIFSQLSDRTLLYIAALFHDIAKGRGGDHAELGAVDVADFAQLHGLDRREIDTLVWLVQSHLLMSITAQRRDIHDPEVVMNFAEAVQNQVRLDYLTCLTVADICATNSNLWNSWKRSLFASLYEFTEQQFAQGMKELLDYSEKSEENRKLAQQILTQDYLDIAPISIEQLWDRCPEDYFVRNTPKQIAWHTSLLVDFAEALLVKISNRFSLGGTEVFIYCQDQPHLFNKVVSTIGAKKFSIHDAQIITTQDGYVFDSFIITELNGELVEFDRRRELEQALTLALQSEKLPALSITPNRQLQHFTLQTDVRFLHENKKEHTEMELVALDKPGLLAQVSQIFSELNLNLLNAKITTVGEKAEDFFILTNQFGQALAREEREKLNSVIIQQIR